One stretch of Flavobacterium sp. 9 DNA includes these proteins:
- the galE gene encoding UDP-glucose 4-epimerase GalE, which yields MKVLVTGGLGFIGSHTVVELQNEGFEVVIIDNLSNSSEDVLKGITAITGKTPLFEKLDLREKASVQDFFKKHNDVTGVIHFAASKAVGESVEQPLLYYENNIASLVYLLQELQQKPEASFIFSSSCTVYGQAEKMPITEDAPVQAAMSPYGNTKQIGEEIITDTAKVTNISAILLRYFNPVGAHSSTEIGELPLGVPQNLVPFITQTGVGLRQELSVFGDDYPTPDGTAVRDYIHVVDLAKAHVIALQRLFNKKNLQKVETFNLGTGKGSSVLEVIHSFEKVSDKKLPYAIKPRREGDITEAYANTDKANNVLGWKAQLSLDEAMASAWKWEQKVRS from the coding sequence ATGAAAGTATTAGTAACAGGAGGATTAGGATTTATTGGTTCTCACACCGTAGTCGAATTGCAAAATGAAGGCTTTGAAGTCGTGATAATTGATAATCTTTCGAACTCTTCAGAAGATGTTTTAAAAGGAATTACGGCTATCACAGGAAAAACGCCTTTATTCGAAAAATTAGATTTAAGAGAAAAAGCGTCCGTTCAGGATTTCTTTAAAAAACACAACGATGTTACCGGAGTAATTCATTTTGCAGCTTCAAAAGCAGTTGGAGAGAGTGTTGAGCAGCCTTTATTGTATTATGAAAACAATATTGCTTCGCTGGTTTATTTGTTACAGGAATTACAACAAAAACCTGAGGCAAGCTTTATTTTTAGTTCGTCTTGTACTGTTTACGGTCAAGCCGAAAAAATGCCAATTACTGAAGATGCTCCCGTTCAAGCGGCAATGTCTCCTTATGGAAACACAAAGCAAATAGGAGAAGAAATCATTACAGATACAGCGAAAGTAACTAATATTAGTGCGATTTTATTGCGTTATTTCAATCCGGTTGGAGCGCATTCAAGTACTGAAATTGGAGAATTACCATTAGGAGTTCCTCAAAATTTAGTTCCTTTTATTACTCAAACAGGAGTAGGATTGCGTCAGGAATTATCGGTTTTTGGAGATGATTATCCAACTCCGGACGGAACTGCAGTTCGTGATTATATTCACGTTGTAGATTTGGCAAAAGCACACGTTATTGCATTACAGCGTTTATTCAATAAAAAGAATTTGCAAAAAGTAGAAACCTTCAATTTGGGAACCGGAAAAGGAAGTTCAGTTCTGGAAGTAATTCATAGTTTCGAAAAAGTAAGCGATAAAAAATTGCCATACGCAATTAAGCCACGTCGTGAAGGTGATATCACCGAAGCGTATGCAAATACAGATAAAGCAAACAATGTTTTGGGCTGGAAAGCGCAATTAAGTTTAGACGAAGCAATGGCAAGTGCCTGGAAATGGGAACAAAAAGTTCGTTCTTAA
- the fabD gene encoding ACP S-malonyltransferase, with the protein MKAYVFPGQGAQFTGMGKDLYESSALAKELFEKANEILGFRITDIMFEGTAEELKETKVTQPAVFLHSVILAKTLGEDFKPEMVAGHSLGEFSALVANGTLSFEDGLKLVSQRALAMQKACEITPSTMAAVLGLADNIVEEVCASIDGIVVAANYNCPGQLVISGETTAVEKACEAMKAAGAKRALILPVGGAFHSPMMEPAREELAAAIEATTFSNPICPVYQNVTANAVSDANEIKKNLIIQLTAPVKWTQSVQQMIADGATLFTEVGPGKVLAGLINKIDKEAVTANA; encoded by the coding sequence ATGAAAGCATACGTATTTCCGGGTCAGGGCGCACAATTTACAGGAATGGGCAAAGACTTATATGAATCATCGGCTTTAGCCAAAGAATTATTCGAAAAAGCTAATGAAATTTTAGGTTTTAGAATCACAGATATCATGTTCGAAGGTACTGCCGAAGAACTAAAAGAAACTAAAGTAACTCAACCTGCTGTATTTTTACACTCGGTTATTTTAGCAAAAACTTTAGGCGAAGATTTTAAACCAGAAATGGTTGCAGGACATTCTTTAGGAGAATTCTCTGCATTGGTTGCAAACGGAACTTTATCTTTTGAAGATGGTCTTAAATTAGTTTCTCAACGTGCTCTTGCGATGCAAAAAGCTTGCGAAATTACTCCATCTACAATGGCTGCCGTTTTAGGTTTAGCTGATAATATCGTAGAAGAAGTTTGTGCTTCTATCGACGGAATTGTAGTTGCTGCAAACTATAACTGTCCAGGACAATTGGTAATTTCAGGAGAAACTACTGCAGTTGAAAAAGCTTGTGAAGCAATGAAAGCTGCCGGAGCAAAACGTGCTTTAATTTTACCTGTTGGAGGAGCTTTTCACTCACCAATGATGGAACCTGCAAGAGAAGAATTGGCTGCTGCAATTGAAGCAACTACATTCTCTAATCCTATTTGCCCAGTTTATCAAAACGTAACTGCAAATGCGGTTTCTGATGCAAACGAAATCAAAAAGAACTTAATTATTCAATTGACTGCTCCTGTAAAATGGACTCAATCTGTACAACAAATGATCGCTGACGGCGCTACTTTGTTTACTGAAGTTGGTCCAGGAAAAGTATTAGCTGGTTTGATTAATAAAATCGATAAAGAAGCTGTTACTGCGAATGCTTAA
- a CDS encoding DUF983 domain-containing protein, which produces MSSALTHILSNECPICHKGKVFKDKNIFLNFGLPKMNEYCSHCNYKFQKEPGYFFGAMYVNYGLTVAQGIATYCIAQFFFEKNFDLRIIPIIAVVITLLTSFNLRFSRLAWIYMFKDYTK; this is translated from the coding sequence ATGTCAAGTGCATTAACTCATATTTTAAGCAACGAATGTCCTATTTGTCATAAAGGAAAAGTTTTTAAAGACAAGAATATTTTCCTGAATTTTGGTTTACCAAAAATGAACGAATACTGTAGTCATTGCAATTACAAGTTCCAAAAAGAACCTGGTTATTTCTTTGGCGCAATGTATGTAAACTACGGATTAACAGTCGCTCAGGGAATTGCAACGTATTGTATTGCACAGTTTTTCTTTGAGAAAAATTTCGATTTAAGAATCATTCCAATTATTGCGGTTGTCATTACTTTACTGACTTCTTTCAATCTTAGATTTTCAAGATTAGCGTGGATTTATATGTTTAAGGATTATACGAAGTAA
- a CDS encoding helix-turn-helix domain-containing protein: MKRYPVYSVQNFSCNDIHRDFYINTFKEHLKSHSFVEEPHRHDSYLMVFFTKGSGQHEVDFDQFEIKKGSLFVLQPGQMHHWSLSEDIEGFVIIFSQELYNLYFGQKNINEYNFYHSIHNRPEMVFEEKEIPKILPFFNLLIHENNQENRYQLDKMLNLLDCIHIEIARKYNETYSHQTHSYNIKIDKFEMLLEQYFRQEKLPSFYAEKLNITLKHLNRICNEILQKTATEVITDRVILEIKRMLIDKQLAVNEVAFKVGYEDYSYFSRFFKKQTGISPTEFRNMK; encoded by the coding sequence ATGAAAAGATATCCCGTTTATAGTGTTCAGAATTTTAGCTGCAATGATATTCATCGTGATTTTTATATAAATACATTCAAAGAACATTTAAAAAGTCACAGTTTTGTCGAAGAACCGCATCGTCATGATTCATATTTAATGGTTTTTTTTACGAAAGGTTCGGGACAACACGAAGTAGATTTTGATCAATTCGAAATAAAAAAAGGAAGTTTATTCGTTTTGCAACCCGGACAAATGCATCATTGGAGTTTGTCTGAAGATATCGAAGGCTTTGTAATTATTTTTTCGCAGGAATTGTATAATCTCTATTTCGGACAAAAAAATATCAATGAGTATAACTTTTATCATTCGATACATAACCGACCGGAAATGGTTTTCGAAGAAAAAGAAATTCCCAAAATCCTCCCGTTTTTTAATTTGCTGATTCACGAAAATAATCAGGAGAATCGATATCAACTCGATAAAATGTTGAATTTGCTGGATTGTATTCATATCGAAATTGCCCGCAAATACAACGAAACTTATTCGCATCAAACACATTCGTACAATATTAAAATCGATAAGTTCGAAATGCTTTTGGAGCAATATTTCAGACAAGAAAAATTACCATCTTTCTATGCTGAAAAACTGAATATCACATTGAAGCATTTAAATAGAATCTGCAATGAAATTCTTCAAAAAACAGCGACAGAAGTAATTACAGATCGTGTAATTCTGGAAATAAAAAGAATGCTGATTGATAAGCAATTAGCAGTAAACGAAGTGGCGTTCAAAGTAGGTTACGAAGATTATTCGTATTTCTCCAGATTCTTTAAAAAACAAACCGGAATCTCGCCAACAGAATTTCGAAATATGAAATAA
- a CDS encoding YceI family protein codes for MATTKWSIDPTHSEIGFKVKHMMFTNVSGKFGTYDATITTEGENFENADIQFSGDIASIDTANADRDGHLRSADFFDVENNPKLTFKASTFKKIDAGDYEITGDLAIKGISKSVTFPVDFSGIMTDPWGNTKVGLSIEGKINRKDWGLNWNSALETGGVLVGEEVKLNIELQFVKQA; via the coding sequence ATGGCAACTACAAAATGGTCAATTGACCCAACACATTCAGAAATTGGTTTTAAAGTTAAACACATGATGTTTACAAATGTTTCAGGTAAATTTGGAACTTACGACGCAACAATTACTACAGAAGGAGAAAACTTCGAAAATGCAGATATCCAATTTTCAGGAGATATCGCTTCTATCGACACTGCAAACGCAGACAGAGACGGTCACTTGAGAAGTGCAGATTTCTTTGATGTTGAAAACAATCCAAAATTAACTTTCAAAGCTTCTACTTTCAAAAAAATTGATGCTGGAGATTATGAAATAACTGGAGATTTAGCTATCAAAGGTATTTCAAAATCAGTAACTTTTCCTGTAGACTTTAGCGGAATCATGACTGATCCATGGGGAAATACTAAAGTAGGTTTAAGCATAGAAGGTAAAATCAATCGTAAAGATTGGGGTTTAAACTGGAACTCTGCTCTTGAAACTGGTGGTGTTTTAGTTGGAGAAGAAGTAAAATTAAACATTGAATTACAATTTGTAAAACAAGCTTAA
- a CDS encoding (4Fe-4S)-binding protein, whose translation MNPNNLTKEYTNGEVTIVWQSGKCIHSANCVKNNPDVFRPKEKPWIVAEASTSEKIISTVNKCPSGALTYYLNNKNQD comes from the coding sequence ATGAATCCAAATAATCTAACCAAAGAATACACAAATGGCGAAGTAACCATTGTTTGGCAATCCGGAAAATGCATACATTCTGCTAATTGTGTAAAAAATAATCCCGACGTTTTTCGTCCAAAAGAGAAACCCTGGATTGTAGCCGAAGCTTCTACTTCTGAAAAAATAATTTCCACCGTTAATAAATGCCCTTCGGGAGCTTTGACTTATTATCTGAATAACAAAAATCAAGACTAA
- a CDS encoding pirin family protein, which translates to MENIVLHKAETRGNANHGWLNAYHSFSFASWYNPDRIQFGALRVLNDDTIAGGMGFGTHPHDNMEIISIPLEGDLAHKDSMGNTEIIRNGDIQVMSAGTGVQHSEFNPNADQQTKLLQIWLFPNKRNVTPRYQQITLDVADRHNKLAQILSPNADDEGVWIHQDAWFNMGNFDSGVSTEYKIKKEGNGVYAFVLKGNVTINGQELNTRDAVGISGTDTLNIKANTDAEFLLMDVPMNY; encoded by the coding sequence ATGGAAAATATAGTATTACATAAAGCAGAAACAAGAGGAAACGCAAATCACGGATGGCTTAACGCATATCATAGTTTTAGTTTTGCAAGTTGGTACAATCCGGATAGAATTCAGTTTGGAGCGCTTCGTGTTTTGAACGATGACACGATTGCAGGCGGAATGGGTTTTGGAACGCATCCGCACGATAATATGGAAATTATTAGTATTCCGCTTGAAGGTGATTTAGCGCACAAAGACAGCATGGGAAATACTGAAATTATCAGAAATGGAGATATTCAGGTTATGAGTGCCGGAACTGGAGTTCAGCATAGTGAGTTTAACCCAAACGCAGATCAACAGACTAAATTATTACAGATTTGGTTGTTCCCAAACAAAAGAAATGTAACACCTCGTTACCAACAAATAACTTTGGATGTTGCTGACAGACACAATAAATTAGCACAGATTTTATCTCCAAATGCTGATGATGAAGGAGTTTGGATTCACCAAGATGCTTGGTTCAACATGGGTAATTTTGACTCAGGCGTGTCTACTGAATATAAAATTAAAAAAGAAGGAAACGGAGTTTACGCTTTCGTTTTAAAAGGAAACGTGACAATTAACGGTCAGGAATTAAACACTCGTGATGCTGTTGGAATTTCAGGAACTGACACTTTAAACATAAAAGCAAATACAGATGCTGAGTTTCTTTTAATGGATGTTCCTATGAATTATTAA
- a CDS encoding helix-turn-helix domain-containing protein, whose product MDIEKDYIKLIFGLKLKQVRTQKNLSLFGLAKLTNLSKSYLNEIEKGKKYPKTDKILLLCEHLETSYDQMVSLKLDNNLAPIGEILKSGILKEIPLELFGIQEADLIDIIANAPAKVNAFISTIIEIAQHYNLSRESFFLAALRSYQEAHSNYFEDLEEKVIAFSKSFQINLDSKISIEELEAILKEEYEYIIKEIAFTDQEALEDLRSIYVPKSKTLLLSTEIDNPQRAFILAKEIAYNYLNLSDRLLTFSWIKFENFDQVLHNFYASYFAGALLLPRQLVVNKINDFLNNEKPNPEEFVALIESFEVSPESFYQRLTNLLPKDFHLKNLFFLRMSHKIGSDFYQIKKELHITNQQEPHANETNEHYCRRWVSVKTIDEAIRQNKPHFFDAQISSYVHSGNEYLVFSSATKDPFIKDNIRSISVGILINPTMKKKFKFIEGKPIEKRIVGVTCETCDVKDCLERAAPPIALEKKKRHENTDAVVQQFITQYS is encoded by the coding sequence ATGGATATCGAAAAAGACTATATAAAGCTGATATTTGGGCTAAAACTCAAACAGGTTAGAACACAAAAAAATCTTTCTCTTTTTGGCTTAGCCAAATTGACAAATCTTTCAAAATCGTACTTAAACGAAATTGAAAAGGGAAAAAAATATCCAAAAACAGATAAAATTTTACTTCTGTGTGAACATTTAGAAACAAGTTATGACCAAATGGTGTCTTTAAAACTTGATAATAATCTCGCTCCGATTGGTGAAATCTTAAAATCAGGAATTTTAAAAGAGATTCCGTTAGAGCTTTTTGGGATTCAGGAAGCTGATTTAATTGATATTATTGCAAATGCTCCTGCCAAAGTCAATGCTTTTATTAGTACAATTATCGAAATTGCACAACATTATAATTTAAGCCGTGAAAGTTTCTTTCTTGCCGCTTTAAGATCATATCAGGAAGCGCACAGTAATTATTTTGAAGATCTGGAAGAGAAAGTAATTGCTTTTTCGAAATCCTTTCAGATTAATTTAGATTCCAAAATTAGTATAGAAGAATTAGAAGCCATTCTTAAAGAAGAATACGAATACATCATAAAGGAAATTGCGTTTACAGATCAGGAAGCTTTAGAAGATTTGCGCTCTATTTATGTTCCGAAAAGCAAAACATTATTACTTTCAACAGAAATCGACAATCCGCAAAGGGCTTTTATTCTAGCAAAGGAAATCGCTTATAATTATTTGAATTTATCTGATAGATTATTGACTTTCAGCTGGATTAAATTCGAAAACTTCGATCAGGTTCTGCATAATTTTTATGCTTCTTATTTTGCCGGAGCACTATTATTACCAAGACAATTGGTGGTCAATAAAATCAATGATTTCCTGAATAACGAAAAACCAAATCCGGAAGAATTTGTTGCTTTAATAGAAAGTTTTGAGGTTTCGCCGGAATCTTTCTACCAAAGATTAACCAATTTACTACCGAAAGATTTTCATCTGAAAAATCTATTCTTTTTGAGAATGTCTCATAAAATTGGTTCTGATTTTTATCAGATTAAGAAAGAATTACACATTACTAATCAGCAGGAACCACACGCAAACGAAACAAATGAGCATTATTGCAGAAGATGGGTTTCGGTAAAAACCATTGATGAAGCGATCAGACAAAACAAACCTCATTTTTTTGACGCACAAATCTCAAGTTATGTTCATAGCGGAAATGAATATTTGGTGTTTTCATCGGCTACAAAAGATCCGTTTATAAAAGACAACATACGCAGCATTTCGGTTGGAATTTTAATTAATCCAACCATGAAAAAGAAATTCAAATTCATCGAAGGAAAACCCATCGAGAAAAGAATCGTAGGCGTTACCTGCGAAACTTGCGATGTGAAAGATTGTCTTGAAAGAGCCGCGCCGCCAATCGCTTTAGAAAAGAAAAAACGCCATGAAAATACAGATGCAGTTGTGCAGCAGTTTATTACACAATATAGCTGA
- the aceB gene encoding malate synthase A, whose protein sequence is MKNQLEITETAMEFLAEKSLSYPKIWTEEAIVFIGDLHRKFESQRKLLLLQREQKQSAFDQGVMPSFPSETKTVRESNWTAGEIPKDLQDRRVEITGPVDRKMIINALNSGAKTFMADFEDSTSPTWQNLMDGQINLIDAVNKTITYTDLAKHKSYHLNEKIATLIVRPRGLHLPEKHLLIEGKEVSGSLVDFGLYVFHNHKRLLENNSGPYFYIPKLEHYLEARWWNTVVDFTEDYLKLERGTIKVTVLIETITASFQLDEIIYELKEHIVGLNCGRWDYIFSYIKKFRKNPKFIVPDRDQVNMTSPFMNAYSNLVIQRCHKRGIHAIGGMAAQIPIKNNEEANAVAFAKVKTDKEREVRNGHDGTWVAHPDLVSIAKEIFDKGMPTPNQIHIKREHRKITEEDLIEPPIGIITENGVRKNINVGVLYLASWLNGQGAAALHNLMEDAATAEISRSQLWQWLQNKVVLDNGKKLDLAYYHELALDEFKKIKDELGEENYEKRQFPLAEKVLERLVVNIDFVDFLTIPCYKYL, encoded by the coding sequence ATGAAAAACCAATTAGAGATTACCGAGACGGCAATGGAATTTTTAGCCGAAAAGAGCCTTTCTTATCCAAAGATCTGGACAGAAGAAGCGATTGTTTTTATAGGTGATTTGCATCGAAAATTCGAATCGCAACGAAAACTGTTATTGTTACAGCGCGAGCAAAAACAAAGTGCTTTTGATCAGGGCGTCATGCCATCTTTTCCTTCAGAAACCAAAACCGTCAGAGAAAGTAATTGGACCGCTGGAGAAATTCCGAAAGATTTACAAGATAGGAGAGTGGAGATTACCGGACCTGTAGATCGAAAAATGATAATCAATGCATTGAATTCCGGCGCGAAAACTTTTATGGCTGATTTTGAAGACAGCACTTCGCCAACCTGGCAAAATTTAATGGACGGACAAATAAATTTAATCGATGCGGTTAACAAAACCATTACATATACTGATTTGGCTAAACACAAATCATATCATTTAAATGAGAAAATTGCAACATTGATTGTACGTCCAAGAGGTTTGCATTTACCGGAAAAACATCTTTTAATTGAAGGAAAAGAAGTTTCAGGTTCTTTGGTTGATTTTGGATTGTATGTTTTTCACAATCACAAAAGGCTTTTAGAAAACAATTCAGGACCGTATTTCTATATTCCAAAATTAGAGCATTATCTGGAAGCGCGTTGGTGGAATACTGTAGTTGATTTTACAGAAGATTATTTAAAATTAGAACGCGGAACAATAAAAGTGACGGTTTTAATCGAAACCATAACGGCAAGTTTTCAGTTAGATGAAATTATTTATGAATTGAAAGAACATATCGTGGGATTAAATTGTGGACGTTGGGATTATATTTTCTCTTACATCAAGAAATTCCGCAAGAACCCAAAGTTTATTGTTCCGGATCGCGATCAGGTAAATATGACTTCACCTTTTATGAATGCCTACTCGAATTTGGTAATTCAAAGATGTCATAAAAGAGGAATTCACGCTATTGGCGGAATGGCAGCTCAAATTCCGATTAAGAATAATGAAGAAGCCAATGCTGTTGCTTTTGCAAAAGTAAAAACCGATAAAGAACGTGAAGTTAGAAACGGACACGACGGAACTTGGGTAGCACATCCGGATTTGGTTTCAATTGCAAAAGAAATTTTTGATAAAGGAATGCCAACTCCAAATCAGATACATATAAAAAGAGAACATCGAAAAATTACAGAAGAAGATTTGATTGAACCACCAATTGGAATCATTACTGAAAATGGTGTTCGAAAAAATATCAACGTTGGAGTTTTGTATCTGGCTTCATGGCTGAACGGACAAGGTGCCGCGGCTTTGCATAATTTAATGGAAGATGCTGCAACAGCCGAAATCTCAAGATCACAATTGTGGCAATGGCTTCAGAACAAAGTGGTTTTGGATAATGGCAAAAAATTAGATCTGGCTTATTATCACGAATTGGCTTTAGATGAGTTCAAGAAAATTAAAGACGAATTGGGCGAAGAAAATTACGAAAAAAGACAATTTCCTTTAGCTGAAAAAGTTCTGGAACGACTAGTTGTAAATATTGATTTTGTCGATTTCCTGACTATTCCTTGCTACAAATATTTATAA
- the aceA gene encoding isocitrate lyase: protein MKTTEDRIQELINDWITNPRWKGVERPYTATEVITLQGSYQIEHSIAKIGAQKLWRKLKSQDYVAGLGALTGNQAIQEVDAGLEAIYLSGWQVAADANLAGEMYPDQSLYPVNSVPMVVKKINNALLRADQIQTVNGVEDKKDYLVPIVADAEAGFGGNLNAFELMKSMIEAGASGVHFEDQLSSAKKCGHLGGKVLVPTQEAINKLIAARLAADVMGVSTLIVARTDADAANLLTSDADPRDAKFITGEKTNEGFFYVNSGIDQGIARGLSYAPYADLIWMETSNPDLVYAKKFADAMKKEFPDKMLAYNCSPSFNWAAKLSVAEMETFREDLAAMGYKFQFITLAGFHALNTSMFELSKAYKERGMAGYSELQEREFALQKNGFRAVKHQAFVGTSYFDAVQNTVMIGKSTITAMEHSTEVEQF from the coding sequence ATGAAAACAACAGAAGACAGAATTCAGGAATTGATTAACGATTGGATTACGAACCCAAGATGGAAAGGCGTTGAACGTCCTTATACTGCTACAGAAGTGATTACGCTTCAGGGTTCATATCAAATTGAGCATTCTATTGCTAAAATAGGAGCGCAAAAATTATGGAGAAAGTTAAAAAGTCAGGATTATGTTGCTGGTTTGGGCGCATTGACAGGAAATCAGGCGATTCAGGAAGTCGATGCTGGTTTAGAAGCGATTTATTTGAGCGGATGGCAAGTTGCCGCTGATGCAAATTTGGCGGGAGAAATGTATCCTGACCAATCGCTTTATCCGGTAAATAGTGTGCCAATGGTGGTTAAAAAAATTAATAATGCTCTTTTACGTGCTGATCAAATTCAGACGGTAAATGGAGTTGAAGATAAAAAAGATTATCTGGTTCCGATTGTAGCTGATGCCGAAGCTGGTTTTGGCGGAAACTTAAATGCTTTTGAACTTATGAAATCAATGATTGAAGCGGGGGCTTCAGGAGTTCATTTTGAAGATCAATTGAGTTCTGCTAAAAAATGCGGACACTTAGGCGGAAAAGTTTTGGTTCCAACTCAGGAAGCAATTAATAAGTTGATTGCAGCTCGTTTAGCGGCAGATGTTATGGGAGTTTCTACACTTATTGTGGCAAGAACAGATGCTGATGCAGCTAATTTATTGACAAGCGATGCGGATCCTAGAGATGCTAAATTTATTACAGGCGAAAAAACAAATGAAGGTTTCTTCTATGTAAATAGCGGGATCGATCAGGGAATTGCAAGAGGTTTAAGTTATGCACCTTATGCTGATTTAATTTGGATGGAAACCAGTAATCCTGATTTAGTTTATGCTAAAAAGTTTGCTGATGCTATGAAAAAAGAATTTCCGGATAAAATGTTAGCTTACAATTGTTCGCCTTCTTTTAACTGGGCTGCAAAATTATCAGTTGCCGAAATGGAAACATTCAGAGAAGACTTAGCTGCGATGGGATATAAATTCCAATTCATTACTTTGGCTGGATTCCATGCTTTGAACACAAGTATGTTCGAATTGTCTAAAGCATATAAAGAACGTGGAATGGCAGGATATTCTGAATTGCAGGAAAGAGAATTTGCTTTGCAGAAAAACGGATTCAGAGCGGTAAAACATCAGGCGTTCGTAGGAACTTCTTATTTTGATGCTGTTCAGAATACGGTTATGATAGGAAAATCAACTATAACGGCGATGGAGCATTCTACGGAGGTTGAGCAATTTTAA
- a CDS encoding Crp/Fnr family transcriptional regulator, which produces MALILENIAKHVSLTPEEQALFLSKTETHNYKAKTILLSAGEVCKHSYFVNSGILRSFNINDNIVEHVLSFACQGWWMSDMYSYFSQKPGQLFIEVLEDAEVISLSKENQERLFHEIPKLERFFRILIENSLVANQQRLMDNLSLPAEERFEKFSTKYGNLVHKVPQKQIASFIGVTPEFFSKMKARLLKK; this is translated from the coding sequence ATGGCATTAATTCTTGAAAATATTGCCAAACACGTTTCGCTAACTCCTGAAGAACAAGCTCTTTTTTTATCTAAAACCGAAACACATAACTACAAAGCCAAAACAATTTTGCTAAGTGCGGGCGAAGTTTGTAAACATTCATATTTTGTGAATTCCGGAATTTTAAGAAGCTTCAATATCAACGATAATATCGTAGAACATGTACTGTCGTTTGCTTGTCAAGGTTGGTGGATGAGCGATATGTACAGTTATTTTTCGCAAAAACCAGGACAGCTTTTTATAGAAGTTTTAGAAGATGCAGAAGTAATTTCTTTATCCAAAGAAAATCAGGAACGATTGTTTCACGAAATTCCAAAATTAGAACGTTTTTTCAGAATATTAATTGAGAACTCATTAGTTGCCAATCAACAAAGATTAATGGACAACTTGAGTTTACCTGCAGAAGAACGATTTGAGAAATTCTCTACTAAATACGGAAATCTGGTACATAAAGTACCTCAAAAACAAATCGCTTCTTTCATAGGTGTTACACCTGAATTCTTCAGTAAAATGAAAGCAAGACTTTTGAAAAAATAA
- a CDS encoding DUF6370 family protein, which yields MKKALSILFLFVGIATQAQDKKTTEKPQIVETACGECQFGMKGKSCDLAVRIDGKAYFVDGTTIDQHGDAHAEDGFCNKIRKASVTGKVENGRFKATSFTLIKEK from the coding sequence ATGAAAAAAGCATTATCTATACTATTCCTATTTGTTGGAATAGCAACACAAGCTCAGGATAAAAAAACAACCGAAAAACCTCAAATCGTAGAAACAGCTTGCGGAGAATGTCAATTTGGAATGAAAGGAAAAAGTTGTGACTTAGCAGTTCGTATTGATGGAAAAGCTTATTTCGTTGACGGAACTACAATTGACCAACATGGAGACGCTCATGCCGAAGATGGTTTTTGCAATAAAATACGCAAAGCTTCAGTTACCGGAAAAGTAGAAAACGGTCGTTTTAAAGCTACTTCATTCACTTTAATAAAAGAAAAATAA